Proteins co-encoded in one Acidobacteriota bacterium genomic window:
- a CDS encoding MBL fold metallo-hydrolase translates to MGIRLHFWGAAQTVTGSSHHLECAGKNILLDCGLFQGKRQDAQQINTHLALSAAQLAGQGQDALTSVVLSHAHIDHSGNLASLTKQGYRGPIYATPSTIDLCNPMLKDSAHIQEGDADFMNRRRGKRRMIGVPEGAAPVEPLYTEADAEQVLQQLKPVKLHEPQLLAGSSADAGFSISLTNAGHMLGSTCVLVNATEKGQKTRLLFSGDVGRKDLPIIQDPDPAPAADYLIMESTYGNRLHQPIGPVKQKLAGLVRRVAARGGRIIVPAFAVERTQQLVMLLHQLHDEKLIPDLPIFVDSPLATNVTDVFRKHTEDWDKEICEFYQKGIDPFGWERLKYTKTVQESKALNDLHVPFIVMSASGMCEAGRILHHLKNGIEDPRNLILITGYQAANTLGRKLVERQPEVNIFGEPMRVRAEVDSIGELSGHADQHELLSWMEPTVSTLKKVFLVHGEPLAQQALKEEIEKRYKLEVVCPKRGDRFEVS, encoded by the coding sequence ATGGGGATTCGTTTGCATTTTTGGGGCGCGGCACAGACGGTCACGGGGTCGTCACATCATCTTGAGTGTGCGGGCAAGAATATCCTGCTGGACTGCGGTTTGTTTCAGGGCAAGCGGCAGGATGCGCAGCAGATCAATACGCATCTTGCGCTCTCGGCGGCGCAGCTTGCGGGGCAGGGGCAGGATGCGCTTACCTCCGTCGTGCTCTCGCACGCTCACATCGACCACAGTGGCAACCTCGCCTCGTTGACGAAGCAGGGGTACCGCGGACCGATCTACGCGACGCCTTCAACGATTGACCTGTGCAATCCCATGCTGAAGGACAGCGCGCACATACAGGAAGGCGATGCGGACTTTATGAATCGCCGGAGAGGGAAGCGCCGGATGATCGGGGTGCCGGAGGGCGCGGCCCCAGTGGAGCCGTTGTACACGGAGGCCGACGCGGAGCAAGTGCTGCAACAGCTCAAGCCCGTAAAGCTGCATGAACCGCAGTTGCTTGCCGGATCGTCCGCTGACGCCGGATTCAGCATCTCGCTGACGAATGCAGGGCACATGCTTGGCTCGACGTGTGTGCTGGTGAATGCGACGGAGAAAGGGCAGAAGACGCGCCTTTTATTCTCAGGCGATGTTGGAAGAAAGGACCTGCCGATCATTCAGGACCCCGACCCCGCGCCAGCGGCCGACTACCTGATTATGGAGAGCACTTATGGCAACCGTCTGCACCAGCCGATCGGCCCAGTGAAGCAGAAGCTGGCAGGTCTGGTGAGGCGCGTGGCGGCGCGCGGTGGACGCATTATCGTTCCTGCGTTTGCCGTAGAGCGCACGCAGCAGTTGGTCATGCTGCTGCACCAGTTGCACGATGAGAAGCTGATCCCCGATCTGCCGATCTTTGTCGACAGTCCGCTGGCGACGAACGTGACGGATGTCTTCCGCAAACACACGGAAGACTGGGACAAGGAGATATGCGAGTTCTACCAGAAGGGGATCGACCCCTTCGGGTGGGAACGGCTGAAGTATACGAAGACGGTGCAGGAGAGCAAGGCGCTCAACGACCTGCATGTGCCGTTCATAGTGATGTCTGCCTCAGGCATGTGCGAAGCGGGGCGCATTCTTCACCACCTTAAGAACGGCATCGAAGATCCGAGGAACCTCATTTTGATTACCGGGTACCAGGCTGCCAATACGCTTGGACGCAAGCTGGTGGAGCGGCAGCCGGAGGTCAATATCTTCGGCGAACCGATGCGCGTGCGGGCCGAGGTCGATTCGATCGGCGAACTGAGTGGGCACGCCGATCAGCACGAGTTGCTGAGCTGGATGGAGCCGACGGTATCGACGCTGAAGAAGGTCTTCCTTGTGCACGGCGAGCCATTGGCCCAGCAGGCGTTGAAGGAAGAGATCGAAAAGCGCTACAAGCTCGAGGTCGTCTGCCCGAAGCGT